The following are encoded in a window of Vespula pensylvanica isolate Volc-1 chromosome 2, ASM1446617v1, whole genome shotgun sequence genomic DNA:
- the LOC122637787 gene encoding hsp90 co-chaperone Cdc37 translates to MVDYSKWKDIEISDDEDDTHPNIDTPSLFRWRHQARLERMEERKREHEEHERKKAEHKQKLKDTKEKLARLESEQKDSADLTALKKVLQDLEEEEKQIKAREDEMNKKEKLTPWNVDTIGQDGFTKTVINTKPARSDDDSGFSDEEKEKRMKQFVKENEKKLKEFGMLRRYDDSKKFLLDNPQIVCENTANYLVIWCINLEMEEKHDLMEHVAHQCICMQYILELSKQLDVDPRACVSSFFSRIQIAEVEYKNSFDDELRAFKDRICKRAAEKVADALREAEEEERKARLGPGGLDPIEVFESLPKPLQKCFEAQDIPLLQQTIAAMPEEEARYHMKRCIDSGLWVPDAKAKEKEEQEQKENEETTGTPDPE, encoded by the exons ATGGTCGATTACAGCAAGTGGAAGGATATTGAA attTCAGACGACGAAGATGATACTCATCCTAACATTGATACACCATCCTTGTTTAGATGGCGTCATCAAGCAAGATTGGAacgaatggaagaaagaaaacgggaACATGAGGAacatgaaaggaaaaaggcaGA ACATAAGCAAAAACTTaaagatacaaaagaaaagcttGCGAGGTTAGAGAGCGAGCAAAAGGATTCCGCAGATTTAACCGCgttaaaaaaagttttgcAAGAccttgaagaagaagagaaacaaattaaagcgagagaagatgaaatgaataaaaaggaaaagttgaCACCATGGAACGTAGATACGATTGGTCAAGATGGGTTTACAAAAACTGTAATAAACACAAAACCAGCACGAAGTGACGACGATTCCGGTTTCTCagatgaagagaaggagaaaagaatgaagcaattcgtaaaagaaaatgaaaaaaagttaaaagaattCGGTATGCTTAGAAGATACGACGATagtaagaaatttttgttgGATAATCCGCAGATAGTTTGTGAGAATACGGCaaattatttagttatttgGTGTATTAATCTAGAAATGGAAGAA aAACACGACTTAATGGAACACGTGGCTCATCAATGCATATGCATGCAATATATATTGGAATTATCGAAACAACTAGATGTTGATCCTAGAGCTTGCGTTAGTTCCTTTTTCAGCCGTATACAAATTGCAGAAGTAGAAtacaaaaattctttcgacGACGAACTTAGAGCATTTAAGGATAGAATATGCAAACGTGCTGCCGAGAAAGTTGCAGATGCACTTAgggaagcagaagaagaagaaagaaaagcaaggcTTGGGCCCGGTGGTCTTGATCCGATTGAAGTTTTCGAAAGTCTTCCAAAG ccCTTACAAAAATGTTTCGAAGCACAAGACATACCGTTATTGCAACAAACAATAGCTGCCATGCCAGAAGAAGAAGCCAGATATCATATGAAACGTTGTATCGATAGTGGTCTTTGGGTACCAGATGCTAaagctaaagaaaaagaagaacaagaacagaaagaaaatgaagaaaccaCGGGTACACCCGATCCAGAATAA
- the LOC122637784 gene encoding lachesin-like yields the protein MAHGPPYGMASRDLVTCFLLTAFLYSSFGQTLPKSEIQPQFLAPLENHTVTQGRDVSFTCVVNHLQSYKIAWIKSDSRAILAIHTHMVAHNPRLSVTHNGHNTWKLHVSNVQPNDSGTYMCQINTDPMESQTGYMKVVIPPDIMDLDDSADLLTTKESNDLRLRCRATGTPKPTVTWRREDGREITLRSELGVKRVQSYEGEQLHLVGILRQEMGSYLCIASNGVPPTVSKRYHVNVRFKPLIKVTNQLVAAPTNSNVILQCYVESSPRASNTWYKENGIKLLANDKHNVSEFTVNDYAYQLNLTIKQLSRNDFGSYICSAENPYGKAEGTIRLQELHLSRTTVPTIRNTESVERQNWRKQIERKGGKKHSYALGREVGSTNSTQRNVVSWTQTTPISRRNNSNSLPSVVLAKNSKVSSSSSSSSSSSSSSSSSSSSSSSSSSSSSSSSSSSSSSSSSSYPAPAPAPAHSAPTQLDAQSDATSTRYFRSVHQLHLTVVVLLFAMTSSY from the exons ATGGCGCATGGCCCACCCTATGGCATGGCATCACGGGACCTCGTTACTTGTTTCCTTCTCACAGCTTTCCTCTACTCTAGTTTCG GTCAAACGTTGCCAAAGTCGGAGATACAGCCGCAGTTTCTGGCACCTTTGGAGAACCATACGGTCACTCAAGGCCGTGACGTCTCCTTCACCTGCGTCGTTAATCATCTTCAATCTTACAAG ATTGCCTGGATAAAATCAGATTCGAGGGCTATTCTAGCTATTCACACTCATATGGTCGCTCATAACCCACGGCTCTCGGTCACTCATAACGGACATAACACCTGGAAACTTCACGTGAGCAACGTTCAACCAAACGATTCTGGAACTTATATGTGTCAGATTAATACGGATCCCATGGAGAGTCAG ACGGGCTACATGAAAGTAGTGATACCACCTGATATCATGGATCTCGACGACTCGGCCGACCTTTTAACGACTAAGGAGAGCAACGATCTGCGATTACGATGTCGTGCCACAGGGACACCGAAACCTACAGTCACCTGGCGAAGAGAGGACGGACGAGAAATTACTCTGAGGAGCGAGTTAGGTGTTAAACGAG TACAATCCTACGAGGGTGAACAACTGCACTTAGTGGGGATATTACGGCAGGAGATGGGCTCGTATTTGTGCATAGCCTCGAATGGTGTACCGCCAACAGTTAGCAAAAGATATCACGTCAATGTCCGAT TTAAGCCCTTGATCAAAGTGACGAATCAATTGGTAGCTGCTCCAACGAATAGCAATGTCATTCTGCAATGTTACGTCGAATCTTCGCCTAGAGCTTCGAACACGTGGTACAAGGAAAACG GAATCAAACTTTTGGCCAACGACAAGCACAATGTATCAGAGTTCACAGTAAACGATTACGCGTATCAATTGAATCTCACGATCAAACAGCTAAGTCGAAACGATTTTGGTAGTTATATTTGTTCAGCGGAAAATCCATACGGGAAGGCAGAGGGTACGATAAGACTTCAAG AGTTGCATCTGTCGAGGACGACAGTGCCGACAATTCGCAATACCGAGTCCGTCGAGAGGCAAAACTGGAGAAAGCAAATCGAGAGGAAGGGAGGCAAGAAGCATTCGTACGCGTTAGGACGAGAGGTCGGTAGCACGAATTCGACGCAGAGAAATGTCGTAAGTTGGACGCAGACCACGCCGATCTCAAGAAGAAATAACTCCAACTCACTGCCAAGTGTCGTCCTCGCGAAGAATTCTAAAgtttcatcctcatcctcctcgtcctcttcatcctcctcctcctcctcttcatcctcgtcgtcgtcgtcgtcgtcttcttcttcttcttcttcttcttcttcttcttcttcttcttcttcctcttcctcttatcCAGCGCCGGCACCTGCGCCCGCACATTCCGCACCGACCCAGCTGGACGCACAGAGCGATGCAACGAGCACGCGTTATTTTCGATCGGTTCATCAGCTTCATCTGACTGTCGTTGTTCTCCTCTTTGCAATGACCTCGTCTTATTGA
- the LOC122637779 gene encoding integrator complex subunit 7 isoform X2, with product MIGMRMNAFNDTGLGEPEQDANSALIELDKGLRSNKIGEQCEAIVRFPRLFEKYPFPILINSSLLKLAEVFRMGTNFLRVWVLRVCQQSEKHLDKILNVDEFVRRIYSVIHSNDPVARALTLRTLGSVAGIIPERQQVHHSIRRSLDSHDSVEVEAAIYAAQMFAAQSKLFAVSMCSKISDMIRGQATPASMKLQLIPILQYMHHDTFTASMVNELCMELLASYPAVEFVRVTLSALSTLASATLIDIPEQVVLLLRYLQDDPRLSIKRHALHLLHSLARRGAHLWPQGALNNLIESTTKLLQDGTGNTDLLIRTLDVIEVLSQSAITCDANMDEGSPLLSLCVNACYSPDPFVAVKAVTILARVVCYCYEEGLPTYATQDLVSCLESLIILLALDDKHLHQLKACLRSTVKLCHAQPSHCSVFVDAIGSTLISTSAENGQSEKQAVALCEALGAIGSLGENILLPLLPDVLIKLKQTSHMHTKVMLCTLLFQMIAGGYEWNSECLKAIEETTKSVDGWAKYRIARGAARYGHHAVATQIFKSLKEAVASEQLHFWLSGLELVTKAESFLMDNVDIIDSLKKVDIVEKLNAAIAHYASACASLKAASTPLRSLQFASEYAKLRCEFLQAAVQLLHSCRSLCTAPPPAIACTVVLATKDDLQRYGRVTQQLRKSVQELKMCAENYQKLYQSAFDADPGSLANIRALQEMCCLMGNSVERVCGGSTICMYQQNEVNFDFGGTVEMRQLARYCTELRRLAPPWVGEGKVGGISHVRVGCIISQVMLLGAGNMRLPIPRYFFQALQATSVKLSVSPQPRVLGEPVSVPQGSQLALKVEGVLRHGRRASLYRSVSAVCISISTTPPSKINLDQKDTNMNELHQTVTPHRDFFACEFLLSLGSVAASAVGCASTSTNTGNSTTGGGQYQVTASASILDKDGNVWKCGPRSTLQVRVHEEPMKRKLP from the exons ATGATAGGAATGAGAATGAACGCATTTAATGATACTGGACTTGGAGAACCCGAACAAGATGCTAATAGTGCACTTATCGAACTAGACAAAG gtTTACGATCTAACAAAATAGGTGAACAATGCGAAGCAATAGTTCGGTTTCCTCGATTATTTGAAAAGTATCCATTTCCTATATTGATAAATTCATCTTTGTTGAAACTAGCAGAAGTATTTCGCATGGGTACTAATTTTTTAAGAGTTTGGGTTCTTAGAGTATGTCAACAAAGTGAAAAACATTTAGATAAGATATTAAACGTGGATGAGTTTGTCAGACGTATCTACAGTGTAATTCATTCAAACGATCCTGTTGCTAGAGCTCTTACTTTACGTACTTTAGGTAGTGTTGCAGGTATAATACCTGAAAGGCAACAG GTTCATCATAGTATAAGGAGATCTTTGGATTCTCATGATTCGGTCGAAGTGGAAGCTGCTATATACGCTGCTCAAATGTTTGCAGCACAATCTAAATTATTTGCTGTATCCATGTGCAGCAAAATTTCTGATATGATAAGAGGTCAAGCAACGCCAGCTTCTATGAAGTTACAACTTATACCTATTCTGCAATACATGCACCATGACACATTCACGGCATCCATG GTAAATGAATTATGTATGGAACTTCTCGCTAGTTATCCAGCGGTTGAATTTGTGAGAGTAACGCTGAGCGCATTAAGCACTTTAGCCTCCGCTACATTGATAGATATTCCAGAACAAGTTGTACTACTCTTACGATATCTTCAAGATGATCCAAGGTTATCTATTAAACGTCATGCTTTACATTTACTCCATTCTCTTGCAAGACGTGGTGCACATTTATGGCCGCAAGGTGCTCTTAATAATTTGATTG AAAGTActacaaaattattacaagaCGGTACCGGAAATACAGATCTGTTGATTCGCACATTAGATGTAATAGAG GTACTAAGTCAAAGCGCTATTACATGCGACGCCAATATGGACGAAGGAAGCCCACTTTTATCTCTTTGCGTGAATGCTTGCTATTCTCCAGATCCATTTGTTGCTGTCAAAGCTGTAACTATACTCGCAAGAGTTGTATGTTATTG CTACGAAGAGGGATTACCTACGTACGCCACTCAAGATCTTGTATCTTGTCTGGAatcattgattatattattagctTTAGATGACAAGCATTTGCATCAACTAAAAGCTTGTTTACGTTCAACGGTAAAACTATGTCACGCACAGCCGAGTCATTGTTCTGTTTTTGTCGATGCTATTGGATCTACGCTTATTAGCACTAGTGCAGAGAATGGACAAAGTGAGAAACAAGCGGTTGCATTATGCGAAGCTTTGGGAGCGATTGGAAGTTTAGGAGAAAATATACTACTTCCTCTTTTACCGGacgtattaataaaacttaaaCAAACTTCGCATATGCATACTAAg GTAATGTTATGCACATTGCTTTTCCAAATGATAGCAGGTGGATACGAGTGGAATTCCGAGTGTTTAAAAGCTATagaagaaacgacgaaaagTGTGGATGGCTGGGCTAAGTATCGAATCGCGAGAGGTGCTGCTAGATACGGTCATCATGCAGTTGCAACGCAAATATTTAAGAGTTTAAAGGAAGCCGTTGCATCCGAACAACTTCACTTTTGGTTATCGGGATTGGAATTGGTTACCAAAGCAGAAAGCTTTCTCAT gGACAATGTCGACATCATTGATAGCTTAAAAAAAGTGGACATAGTTGAAAAATTAAACGCGGCAATCGCACACTATGCAAGTGCTTGCGCGTCATTAAAAGCCGCTAGTACACCTTTGCGTAGTCTACAATTTGCCAGTGAATATGCAAAATTACGTTGCGAATTTTTACAAGCTGCGGTACAACTTTTACATTCCTGCAG atcgTTATGTACCGCTCCACCACCTGCTATCGCGTGCACAGTAGTTCTTGCGACGAAAGATGATCTTCAGCGATACGGCCGTGTAACGCAACAG CTAAGAAAATCCGTCCaagaattaaaaatgtgtGCTGAGAATTATCAGAAATTATATCAATCTGCTTTCGATGCGGATCCTGGTTCCTTGGCGAATATCAGAGC TTTACAAGAAATGTGTTGTTTAATGGGAAATAGCGTAGAAAGAGTTTGCGGAGGTTCTaccatatgtatgtatcaacaGAACGAAGTGAATTTTGATTTTGGAGGAACCGTAGAAATGCGTCAGTTAGCTCGTTATTGTACGGAATTGCGTCGTCTTGCACCACCATGGGTTGGAGAAGGAAAAGTGGGTGGTATCAGTCACGTAAGAGTCGGCTGTATAATTTCGCAAGTTATGTTACTTGGTGCTGGAAACATGAGGCTACCAATTCCACGTTACTTCTTCCAAGCTTTGCAAGCTACGAGCGTTAAACTTTCGGTTTCACCGCAACCTCGAGTACTGGGTGAACCAGTTTCCGTACCTCAGGGTAGTCAACTAGCATTAAAGGTCGAAGGTGTGTTGAGGCATGGTCGACGTGCATCGTTATATCGTTCGGTATCAGCTGTGTGCATTTCTATATCCACTACACCTCCCTCCAAGATCAATTTGGATCAAAAG GATACAAACATGAACGAGTTGCATCAAACGGTAACACCCCATCGCGATTTCTTCGCCTGCGAATTTTTACTTTCCCTTGGAAGCGTGGCGGCCTCGGCCGTAGGATGTGCGAGTACATCGACTAATACCGGCAATTCGACGACCGGTGGTGGTCAATATCAAGTAACTGCAAGTGCTAGCATACTCGACAAAGATGGTAACGTTTGGAAATGCGGACCACGTTCTACCCTTCAAGTGCGAGTACACGAAGAACCTATGAAGAGAAAATTAccttaa
- the LOC122637779 gene encoding integrator complex subunit 7 isoform X1, with protein sequence MNMIGMRMNAFNDTGLGEPEQDANSALIELDKGLRSNKIGEQCEAIVRFPRLFEKYPFPILINSSLLKLAEVFRMGTNFLRVWVLRVCQQSEKHLDKILNVDEFVRRIYSVIHSNDPVARALTLRTLGSVAGIIPERQQVHHSIRRSLDSHDSVEVEAAIYAAQMFAAQSKLFAVSMCSKISDMIRGQATPASMKLQLIPILQYMHHDTFTASMVNELCMELLASYPAVEFVRVTLSALSTLASATLIDIPEQVVLLLRYLQDDPRLSIKRHALHLLHSLARRGAHLWPQGALNNLIESTTKLLQDGTGNTDLLIRTLDVIEVLSQSAITCDANMDEGSPLLSLCVNACYSPDPFVAVKAVTILARVVCYCYEEGLPTYATQDLVSCLESLIILLALDDKHLHQLKACLRSTVKLCHAQPSHCSVFVDAIGSTLISTSAENGQSEKQAVALCEALGAIGSLGENILLPLLPDVLIKLKQTSHMHTKVMLCTLLFQMIAGGYEWNSECLKAIEETTKSVDGWAKYRIARGAARYGHHAVATQIFKSLKEAVASEQLHFWLSGLELVTKAESFLMDNVDIIDSLKKVDIVEKLNAAIAHYASACASLKAASTPLRSLQFASEYAKLRCEFLQAAVQLLHSCRSLCTAPPPAIACTVVLATKDDLQRYGRVTQQLRKSVQELKMCAENYQKLYQSAFDADPGSLANIRALQEMCCLMGNSVERVCGGSTICMYQQNEVNFDFGGTVEMRQLARYCTELRRLAPPWVGEGKVGGISHVRVGCIISQVMLLGAGNMRLPIPRYFFQALQATSVKLSVSPQPRVLGEPVSVPQGSQLALKVEGVLRHGRRASLYRSVSAVCISISTTPPSKINLDQKDTNMNELHQTVTPHRDFFACEFLLSLGSVAASAVGCASTSTNTGNSTTGGGQYQVTASASILDKDGNVWKCGPRSTLQVRVHEEPMKRKLP encoded by the exons a tgAATATGATAGGAATGAGAATGAACGCATTTAATGATACTGGACTTGGAGAACCCGAACAAGATGCTAATAGTGCACTTATCGAACTAGACAAAG gtTTACGATCTAACAAAATAGGTGAACAATGCGAAGCAATAGTTCGGTTTCCTCGATTATTTGAAAAGTATCCATTTCCTATATTGATAAATTCATCTTTGTTGAAACTAGCAGAAGTATTTCGCATGGGTACTAATTTTTTAAGAGTTTGGGTTCTTAGAGTATGTCAACAAAGTGAAAAACATTTAGATAAGATATTAAACGTGGATGAGTTTGTCAGACGTATCTACAGTGTAATTCATTCAAACGATCCTGTTGCTAGAGCTCTTACTTTACGTACTTTAGGTAGTGTTGCAGGTATAATACCTGAAAGGCAACAG GTTCATCATAGTATAAGGAGATCTTTGGATTCTCATGATTCGGTCGAAGTGGAAGCTGCTATATACGCTGCTCAAATGTTTGCAGCACAATCTAAATTATTTGCTGTATCCATGTGCAGCAAAATTTCTGATATGATAAGAGGTCAAGCAACGCCAGCTTCTATGAAGTTACAACTTATACCTATTCTGCAATACATGCACCATGACACATTCACGGCATCCATG GTAAATGAATTATGTATGGAACTTCTCGCTAGTTATCCAGCGGTTGAATTTGTGAGAGTAACGCTGAGCGCATTAAGCACTTTAGCCTCCGCTACATTGATAGATATTCCAGAACAAGTTGTACTACTCTTACGATATCTTCAAGATGATCCAAGGTTATCTATTAAACGTCATGCTTTACATTTACTCCATTCTCTTGCAAGACGTGGTGCACATTTATGGCCGCAAGGTGCTCTTAATAATTTGATTG AAAGTActacaaaattattacaagaCGGTACCGGAAATACAGATCTGTTGATTCGCACATTAGATGTAATAGAG GTACTAAGTCAAAGCGCTATTACATGCGACGCCAATATGGACGAAGGAAGCCCACTTTTATCTCTTTGCGTGAATGCTTGCTATTCTCCAGATCCATTTGTTGCTGTCAAAGCTGTAACTATACTCGCAAGAGTTGTATGTTATTG CTACGAAGAGGGATTACCTACGTACGCCACTCAAGATCTTGTATCTTGTCTGGAatcattgattatattattagctTTAGATGACAAGCATTTGCATCAACTAAAAGCTTGTTTACGTTCAACGGTAAAACTATGTCACGCACAGCCGAGTCATTGTTCTGTTTTTGTCGATGCTATTGGATCTACGCTTATTAGCACTAGTGCAGAGAATGGACAAAGTGAGAAACAAGCGGTTGCATTATGCGAAGCTTTGGGAGCGATTGGAAGTTTAGGAGAAAATATACTACTTCCTCTTTTACCGGacgtattaataaaacttaaaCAAACTTCGCATATGCATACTAAg GTAATGTTATGCACATTGCTTTTCCAAATGATAGCAGGTGGATACGAGTGGAATTCCGAGTGTTTAAAAGCTATagaagaaacgacgaaaagTGTGGATGGCTGGGCTAAGTATCGAATCGCGAGAGGTGCTGCTAGATACGGTCATCATGCAGTTGCAACGCAAATATTTAAGAGTTTAAAGGAAGCCGTTGCATCCGAACAACTTCACTTTTGGTTATCGGGATTGGAATTGGTTACCAAAGCAGAAAGCTTTCTCAT gGACAATGTCGACATCATTGATAGCTTAAAAAAAGTGGACATAGTTGAAAAATTAAACGCGGCAATCGCACACTATGCAAGTGCTTGCGCGTCATTAAAAGCCGCTAGTACACCTTTGCGTAGTCTACAATTTGCCAGTGAATATGCAAAATTACGTTGCGAATTTTTACAAGCTGCGGTACAACTTTTACATTCCTGCAG atcgTTATGTACCGCTCCACCACCTGCTATCGCGTGCACAGTAGTTCTTGCGACGAAAGATGATCTTCAGCGATACGGCCGTGTAACGCAACAG CTAAGAAAATCCGTCCaagaattaaaaatgtgtGCTGAGAATTATCAGAAATTATATCAATCTGCTTTCGATGCGGATCCTGGTTCCTTGGCGAATATCAGAGC TTTACAAGAAATGTGTTGTTTAATGGGAAATAGCGTAGAAAGAGTTTGCGGAGGTTCTaccatatgtatgtatcaacaGAACGAAGTGAATTTTGATTTTGGAGGAACCGTAGAAATGCGTCAGTTAGCTCGTTATTGTACGGAATTGCGTCGTCTTGCACCACCATGGGTTGGAGAAGGAAAAGTGGGTGGTATCAGTCACGTAAGAGTCGGCTGTATAATTTCGCAAGTTATGTTACTTGGTGCTGGAAACATGAGGCTACCAATTCCACGTTACTTCTTCCAAGCTTTGCAAGCTACGAGCGTTAAACTTTCGGTTTCACCGCAACCTCGAGTACTGGGTGAACCAGTTTCCGTACCTCAGGGTAGTCAACTAGCATTAAAGGTCGAAGGTGTGTTGAGGCATGGTCGACGTGCATCGTTATATCGTTCGGTATCAGCTGTGTGCATTTCTATATCCACTACACCTCCCTCCAAGATCAATTTGGATCAAAAG GATACAAACATGAACGAGTTGCATCAAACGGTAACACCCCATCGCGATTTCTTCGCCTGCGAATTTTTACTTTCCCTTGGAAGCGTGGCGGCCTCGGCCGTAGGATGTGCGAGTACATCGACTAATACCGGCAATTCGACGACCGGTGGTGGTCAATATCAAGTAACTGCAAGTGCTAGCATACTCGACAAAGATGGTAACGTTTGGAAATGCGGACCACGTTCTACCCTTCAAGTGCGAGTACACGAAGAACCTATGAAGAGAAAATTAccttaa
- the LOC122637790 gene encoding leucine-rich repeat and transmembrane domain-containing protein 2-like — protein sequence MKCCFFFLVFYLFGYVCSEESCRTTTSKMTKTVTFDCTELNTLQKYLDTAQSNTTNIMIYGSNLNNIAGHAFVRFGATLRVLDLHENNIEVLDRQVFVGLINLNELILWGNRLTWISSDWFINLYNLRTLDLSFNLIQSIDYNVFPLLSRVENLYLDYNDLKVIDFNFFVYMASLKKIKFGKNPWNWGYRALLTWQMENQNVDYSSEWDDWNWMSNVIKDCTESGEGEIPSDSVIDCAVRKLLDFTYDTLHFSPIGWANDVGCAPEARRLISCARPRNVTGNTDYQTIRMILQDYSRILLPMIRAHSPLSYTSNPEL from the exons atgaagtgttgcttcttcttcctcgtcttctaTTTATTCGGATACGTTTGCTCGGAAGAATCTTGTCGAACGACAACGTCGAAAATGACGAAGACAGTGACCTTCGATTGTACGGAATTGAACacgttacaaaaatatttggatACGGCACAGAGTAATACAACGAACATAATGATCTATGGATCTAATCTGAATAATATAGCGGG GCATGCCTTCGTCAGATTCGGTGCAACCTTACGAGTTTTGGATCTTCACGAAAATAACATAGAAGTTTTGGATCGTCAAGTTTTTGTaggattaataaatttaaatgaactGATACTATGGGGTAACCGATTGACATGGATATCCAGTGATTGGTTCATAAACCTGTACAATCTCCGAACTCTTGACTTATCGTTCAATCTAATACAAAGTATAGATTATAACGTCTTCCCGTTGCTTTCTCGCGTGGAAAACCTTTACCTAGATTACAACGACTTGAAAGTCATCGATTTTAACTTCTTCGTTTACATGGCGAgtctgaaaaaaattaaattcggtAAAAATCCTTGGAATTGGGG atatcgTGCTCTGCTAACCTGGCAAATGGAGAACCAAAACGTTGATTACTCTAGCGAATGGGATGATTGGAATTGGATGAGCAACGTGATAAAAGATTGCACGGAAAGTGGCGAGGGTGAAATTCCAAGTGATAGTGTAATCGATTGCGCTGTCAGGAAACTGTTGGACTTTACGTACGATACTTTGCACTTCTCTCCTATTGGATGGGCAAACGATGTTGGATGCGCTCCGGAAGCCAGGAGATTGATCAGCTGCGCAAGACCAAGGAATGTTACTGGAAACACGGATTATCAAACAATACGTATGATCCTTCAAGATTATAGTAGAATTTTACTTCCCATGATACGAGCTCATAGTCCATTAAGTTATACCTCTAATCCcgaattgtaa